One Dysidea avara chromosome 7, odDysAvar1.4, whole genome shotgun sequence genomic region harbors:
- the LOC136262286 gene encoding uncharacterized protein, producing the protein MNAIQPWYTTSLLILFTLPYLYASDIHIVVDWKTGKYNSSCLSEADKYPCASLDFAFSNLSDCHGHSVSITIHSGNNYTFNLNSTVTGALFQNCVAVSIIGSGEDNTVVNCGENAGLFFQGIQSVTITGISFNECGSIRNSTSVDVSSSTTKNTTILLSAALYFIYCKDVTISNVTVMNSNSTGVVMYNTYGNLVVEGSLFESNRNQSIKSLLSNGGFYAEFVFCDPGIVKDNCTQKKNFNANYLFRSNNFSNNHATDRSESTLFYLPVGANYYSFGRGGGLSIVFKGNTHNNSVIIDDCDFHDNSASWGGGVLVEFEDTSKFNKVIIKNTNFTNNSVIIDTEHRKRIGDYGTSGGGVRVGFVLLTRNYSESVQYNSMLFDNCVFDNNSAYWGGGFGLYMPSEENVINATNSLHFNACTWKNNQAYLGSAVDLDYWRTEMSGPKMPVYFTSCSFVDNRNDKYFKHGILKNFNSPGTGALYTNGLPVIFEEYVEFIGNENSALAVFDTTAIFFEHCLSNFSYNSAWTGGAIALLGAAQMRIHPNTTFLFHNNKAKLKGGAIFALQPSRHNLLSGGNCFLQYSDQFVSSPNNWITNFTFESNCAPIGSSIFTTTLLPCAWGASFGNLTLSLSKVLNWHQFNYTPNDVHQIATDVSVIHVMNNEVKAIPGKYTILPINTTDDRGNRIERSLWLMSQGDNVNLTWSLTASSTINVYGNRSQNTTIQLTTDSIRVVSAELSVKLDECPPGYYFNSSNSSCQCSFLAHGRELDGILCDNNDYVASIKRGYWAGYYLSKNHSHTYDDNLITGQCPQHYCSNSTQKEIIFLPNACNISALNEILCHPFNRNGTLCGRCIEGYAVAINSPYYDCIDCSNIHGLSKHGWVTLILTEYIPSTILFCVLLFFDINLHAGTISSIVLYFQIFDSLNIYSDDDVDQPNNSDGLLTGIGFVYNIWNLDFFGRLLHPYCINNKFNTMDILLFKYISGFYPFILFLIFAVLTNLVYINFCGWERITICLRQIRNYCTRFKIIVTRKGSTVSGLATCWTLVITKLALISGLILSREVLRGSSVSNLTVKVAWLDGSMPLYKGDHIPYVVVAILVLVLFVLIPVVGLLSYPLVPQIMGIIQERSFVDLRQYRIYQFISGQLERPFLHLKPLIDCFQGSCRARCEFYAGLLYCYRLSIIFVYSFTIRETIFFYSAAISLVFVIITALVHPYKKPRDNIVTILCVSNIVFINLISIYHLYHSETLQNDRDIQVLLWLQLILVLLPFVFFVLYMIWKSWKKLKAYWKQEPLYSRVPVSDELDVFPARMLENSLQFDPSRNDNVGAASPLIGSAAASPLIGSAAGSGHKSTTQSSSGQGQNSNSGSGGQTILGNTSDPQ; encoded by the coding sequence ATGAATGCTATACAGCCATGGTATACTACTTCCCTTCTCATCTTGTTTACACTACCATACTTATATGCTAGCGATATTCACATTGTTGTGGATTGGAAGACAGGAAAATATAATTCATCTTGCCTATCTGAAGCCGACAAATATCCCTGTGCATCACTTGATTTTGCGTTTTCCAATTTATCAGACTGTCATGGCCATTCAGTGAGTATCACTATTCACAGTGGGAATAATTACACATTTAACCTTAATTCAACGGTGACAGGAGCTTTGTTTCAAAACTGTGTTGCTGTATCAATCATTGGTAGTGGTGAGGATAACACAGTTGTGAACTGTGGAGAAAATGCAGGGTTGTTCTTTCAAGGTATACAATCAGTAACAATCACTGGTATTAGCTTTAATGAATGTGGATCAATTCGAAACAGTACGAGTGTTGATGTCAGCAGTAGTACAACTAAAAACACAACAATTTTATTAAGTGCAGCTCTCTATTTCATTTATTGTAAAGATGTGACAATATCCAATGTGACAGTAATGAATTCTAATAGCACTGGTGTGGTGATGTATAATACTTATGGAAATTTAGTGGTTGAGGGATCGCTATTTGAAAGCAATCGTAATCAAAGTATTAAATCACTGCTGTCCAATGGTGGCTTTTATGCTGAATTTGTGTTCTGTGATCCAGGGATAGTTAAAGACAATTGTACACAGAAGAAAAATTTTAATGCAAATTATCTTTTTAGGTCCAATAACTTTTCCAACAATCATGCTACTGACAGAAGTGAAAGTACTCTGTTTTATCTTCCTGTTGGAGCCAACTATTACTCATTTGGACGTGGTGGTGGCCTTTCAATTGTGTTCAAAGGAAATACCCATAACAATAGTGTTATTATTGATGATTGTGACTTTCATGACAACAGTGCTTCTTGGGGTGGTGGTGTATTAGTAGAATTTGAAGACACTTCAAAGTTTAATAAAGTCATCATTAAGAATACAAATTTTACTAACAACTCTGTTATAATTGATACTGAGCATAGAAAAAGGATAGGAGATTATGGGACTTCAGGAGGTGGAGTTCGAGTTGGTTTTGTATTGTTAACTAGAAACTATTCAGAGAGTGTCCAGTACAATTCAATGTTGTTTGATAATTGTGTGTTTGATAATAACAGTGCCTATTGGGGTGGTGGGTTTGGATTGTACATGCCTTCTGAGGAGAATGTTATCAATGCTACCAATTCACTACACTTCAACGCTTGCACATGGAAAAACAATCAAGCTTATCTTGGATCGGCAGTTGATCTTGATTATTGGCGCACTGAGATGAGTGGACCAAAGATGCCAGTTTACTTTACCTCTTGCAGTTTTGTTGATAATAGAAATGATAAGTATTTTAAACATGGTATACTGAAGAATTTTAATTCACCTGGCACTGGTGCATTATATACGAATGGTTTGCCTGTAATATTTGAGGAGTATGTGGAATTCATTGGTAATGAAAATTCAGCATTGGCAGTCTTTGATACAACTGCAATATTTTTTGAACACTGTTTATCCAACTTTTCTTACAACAGTGCTTGGACTGGTGGTGCCATTGCATTGCTAGGGGCAGCTCAAATGAGGATCCATCCCAATACCACCTTCTTGTTTCATAACAACAAAGCTAAGTTAAAAGGTGGAGCTATATTTGCCTTACAACCCAGTAGGCACAATTTGCTTTCAGGTGGAAATTGCTTTTTACAATACAGCGACCAATTTGTGTCATCTCCAAATAATTGGATTACCAACTTTACATTTGAAAGTAATTGTGCTCCCATCGGATCATCTATCTTTACAACCACACTTTTGCCTTGTGCATGGGGTGCTTCATTTGGAAATTTAACATTAAGTTTATCTAAAGTGTTAAACTGGCATCAGTTTAATTACACACCCAATGATGTTCATCAAATAGCAACAGATGTGTCAGTTATCCATGTGATGAACAATGAAGTAAAGGCCATTCCTGGTAAGTATACTATTCTGCCTATCAATACAACAGATGACAGAGGCAATAGAATAGAGAGATCCCTTTGGTTGATGTCTCAAGGTGACAATGTTAACCTCACATGGAGTCTGACTGCAAGTTCAACCATCAACGTATATGGCAATAGAAGTCAGAATACTACTATTCAGTTAACTACTGATAGTATTCGTGTAGTGTCTGCTGAATTATCTGTTAAGCTTGATGAATGTCCACCTGGCTATTATTTCAATAGTTCCAATAGCTCCTGTCAGTGCTCCTTTTTAGCTCATGGCCGAGAATTAGATGGTATACTGTGTGATAATAATGATTACGTTGCATCAATTAAACGTGGCTATTGGGCTGGATACTATTTGTCAAAGAACCATTCACATACTTATGATGATAATTTGATTACTGGACAATGCCCACAGCACTACTGTAGCAATAGTACTCAAAAGGAGATAATTTTTCTACCTAATGCATGTAACATCTCTGCTTTAAATGAGATTCTTTGTCATCCATTTAATCGTAATGGAACACTTTGTGGGAGGTGTATAGAAGGCTATGCGGTAGCAATAAATTCACCATACTATGACTGTATAGACTGCTCCAATATCCATGGGCTTAGCAAACATGGCTGGGTAACACTAATTTTAACTGAATATATTCCTTCCACAATATTGTTCTGTGTTTTACTGTTTTTTGATATTAATCTTCATGCAGGAACAATAAGTTCTATTGTTCTTTACTTTCAGATATTTGATTCGTTAAATATATACTCTGATGATGATGTTGATCAACCGAATAATAGTGATGGGCTGCTCACTGGCATTGGGTTTGTTTACAATATTTGGAATTTGGATTTCTTTGGTAGACTATTACATCCATATTGCATTAACAACAAGTTCAATACGATGGATATCCTTCTGTTCAAATACATTTCTGGTTTTTATCCTTTTATTTTGTTTTTAATATTTGCAGTTTTAACCAACCTGGTTTATATCAACTTCTGTGGCTGGGAAAGGATAACTATTTGTTTAAGACAAATCAGAAACTATTGTACAAGATTTAAGATTATAGTAACTCGAAAAGGATCTACTGTTAGTGGACTGGCAACCTGTTGGACTCTAGTGATCACAAAACTGGCATTGATATCAGGGTTGATTTTGTCACGAGAAGTACTTAGAGGATCTTCAGTTTCTAATTTAACAGTGAAAGTTGCTTGGCTAGATGGTAGCATGCCACTATATAAAGGTGACCACATTCCCTATGTTGTTGTAGCCATTTTAGTATTAGTGCTTTTTGTACTAATTCCTGTTGTTGGACTTTTGTCTTACCCACTTGTACCACAAATAATGGGAATTATTCAAGAAAGGAGTTTTGTCGACTTGCGACAGTATAGGATTTACCAATTCATAAGTGGCCAATTGGAAAGACCATTTTTACATCTTAAGCCACTAATTGACTGTTTTCAAGGAAGTTGCAGGGCAAGATGTGAATTTTATGCTGGATTGCTCTATTGCTATcgactatcaatcatttttgtGTATTCTTTTACCATCAGAGAAACTATATTTTTCTACAGCGCTGCCATTTCACTAGTATTCGTCATCATAACTGCACTTGTTCATCCATACAAGAAACCTCGAGACAACATTGTCACCATATTGTGTGTTTCTAACATTGTTTTTATCAACCTCATCAGCATTTATCATCTTTATCACAGTGAAACGTTGCAAAATGATCGTGACATACAAGTGctattgtggctgcaattgatTCTTGTGCTATTACCATTTGTATTCTTTGTCTTGTACATGATTTGGAAATCTTGGAAGAAGCTAAAGGCTTACTGGAAGCAAGAGCCTTTATACAGTCGTGTTCCTGTAAGTGATGAGTTAGATGTTTTTCCAGCTAGAATGTTGGAGAACAGTCTACAATTTGACCCATCAAGAAACGATAATGTTGGTGCTGCATCACCACTGATAGGCAGTGCTGCTGCATCACCACTGATAGGCAGTGCTGCTGGAAGTGGGCATAAAAGTACAACACAGAGCAGTAGTGGTCAAGGGCAAAACTCCAACTCTGGCAGTGGAGGTCAAACAATTCTTGGTAACACGTCAGATCCACAGTAA
- the LOC136262288 gene encoding uncharacterized protein, with protein sequence METFQLHLATAVILFTLPWLHATDIAVNEETGMDKFSCLVGKVPCATLDFLFSNLPDCHGHPLNVTIHDGNFKFTFNSTVTNSLFKNCPSVSITGSGADKTSIICGKDVGFSFNGLISVKLANIKFNKCGSIQKHKAIDVASYMDQGTEPLFRIVLYFANCKDVTISNVLLLNHDNAALVVDKIYGSLLIEKSAIFDDQNILPLSVAADVACCDHGKIGENCVMQKHLNFYSNVNGTPLFNMSSYFSLDNSRSVLIAFDEYISNNTISIDNCRFYDAFWDGGLLVSLRNVYNYKSSEVIDNISPLNVNTTENNKDEICPPGYYLTSNGTCQCSFLNDKQQLNGILSCNNDRHAAKIKRGYWAGYRLSKQHPTPKYTNLVTGQCPRHYCSKMKTILQNFLPNISNITILDDLVCSPFNRTGTLCGRCVEGFAVAVNSPYYDCVNCSSWLSKHGWIILILTEYVPFTFLFSILLFFDVDLNSGSISSIILYFQVFDSLNIYSDDNIDQLGDNNKILKGISFLYNIWNLEFFGIFLPPYCISCNFNTMDILAIKYISGYYALLLFMLFTTVFSVVRVNLCGLEKIVRVCCLRLKFFITRQGSIVRGLATVWTLVIAKLTLISGLMLSREDLKGSKASQLALPVAWLQGNMDWGGDEHRVYVIVSFLVLLFFVFVPVSGLLCFPLVQQITRKIHERTGVDLSQYIIYNFIAGFLRLFSKFKPLIDSIQASCRQNCEFFAGLLYCYRFAIIFVFSFTIREETFFFNAAVSMTFVIITLLVQPYREQRDNIVTILCVSNIIFINLISTYLLYYSDTAPDSNYSNMQLLLVLQLILVLLPFAYFMVFAISRSMKKLKACWRQERVEPPAQQYPPIQELPEDGSVSSDHDLSD encoded by the coding sequence ATGGAAACCTTTCAGTTGCATTTAGCTACTGCTGTAATTTTGTTTACACTACCATGGCTACATGCTACTGATATTGCAGTGAATGAAGAGACTGGAATGGACAAGTTTTCATGTTTGGTTGGCAAAGTTCCTTGTGCCACACTTGATTTTTTGTTTTCTAATTTACCTGACTGTCATGGTCATCCACTTAATGTTACTATCCATGATGGTAATTTCAAGTTTACTTTTAATTCAACCGTGACAAATAGTTTGTTTAAGAATTGTCCTTCAGTTAGTATCACTGGTAGTGGTGCTGACAAGACAAGCATAATTTGTGGAAAGGATGTGGGTTTTTCCTTTAATGGTTTAATATCAGTGAAACTTGCTAACATCAAATTTAATAAATGTGGATCAATTCAAAAACATAAGGCGATTGATGTTGCCAGTTATATGGATCAAGGCACAGAACCATTATTTAGGATAGTACTTTATTTTGCTAACTGTAAAGATGTGACTATTTCCAATGTACTACTTCTAAACCATGATAACGCTGCTCTAGTTGTAGACAAGATTTACGGAAGTTTATTGATTGAAAAGTCAGCAATATTTGATGATCAGAATATTCTCCCATTATCTGTAGCAGCAGATGTAGCCTGCTGTGATCATGGAAAGATTGGTGAAAACTGTGTTATGCAGAAACACTTGAATTTCTACTCAAATGTGAATGGAACTCCTCTGTTTAATATGTCAAGCTATTTTTCACTTGACAACAGCAGAAGTGTTTTGATTGCATTTGATGAGTACATTTCAAACAATACTATTAGCATAGATAACTGTAGGTTTTATGATGCTTTTTGGGATGGTGGTTTATTGGTAAGCCTTAGAAATGTGTACAATTATAAAAGCAGTGAAGTTATTGACAACATCTCACCTTTGAATGTAAACACTACCGAAAATAATAAAGATGAAATATGTCCTCCAGGTTATTATCTAACGTCTAATGGAACCTGTCAATGTTCCTTTTTAAATGACAAGCAACAGCTGAATGGTATATTGTCATGCAATAATGATAGACATGCTGCCAAAATTAAACGTGGCTATTGGGCTGGATATCGATTATCTAAACAACACCCAACTCCAAAGTACACAAATTTAGTTACTGGACAATGTCCACGACACTATTGTAGCAAAATGAAAACAATACTACAGAATTTTCTACCCAATATAAGTAACATTACAATTTTAGATGATCTTGTTTGCTCACCTTTTAATCGAACTGGAACACTCTGTGGGAGATGTGTAGAAGGCTTTGCTGTTGCAGTCAATTCACCATATTATGACTGTGTTAACTGCTCAAGTTGGCTCAGCAAACATGGCTGGATAATTCTTATTCTAACTGAGTATGTTCCCTTTACATTTCTATTTAGTATTCTTTTGTTTTTTGATGTTGATCTTAATTCAGGAAGTATTAGTTCAATTATCTTATACTTCCAGGTGTTTGACTCACTAAATATATATTCTGATGATAACATTGATCAGTTAGGAGATAACAATAAAATACTTAAAGGCATTAGTTTCCTTTACAATATATGGAATTTGGAATTTTTTGGTATATTTTTGCCACCCTATTGCATTAGCTGCAACTTTAATACCATGGATATTCTTGCAATCAAATACATTTCAGGATATTATGCACTTCTTTTGTTTATGTTGTTTACAACTGTGTTCAGTGTAGTTCGTGTAAACTTATGTGGCTTGGAAAAAATAGTAAGAGTGTGCTGCCTCAGATTGAAATTCTTCATAACTCGACAAGGATCTATTGTTAGAGGATTAGCTACCGTTTGGACACTGGTGATTGCCAAACTGACATTAATATCAGGACTGATGTTGTCACGAGAAGACCTTAAAGGTTCAAAAGCTTCACAACTAGCACTACCAGTTGCTTGGTTGCAAGGTAATATGGACTGGGGAGGAGATGAGCATCGAGTGTATGTAATTGTATCCTTTCTTGTTCTTTTATTTTTTGTGTTTGTTCCTGTTTCTGGACTACTTTGCTTCCCTCTGGTGCAACAAATCACAAGAAAAATTCATGAAAGAACTGGTGTTGATTTATCCCAATACataatttataatttcatagctGGCTTTTTGAGACTGTTTTCAAAATTTAAACCATTGATTGATAGTATTCAAGCAAGTTGTAGACAAAATTGTGAATTCTTTGCTGGATTACTTTACTGCTACAGGTTTGCTATCAtctttgtattttcttttacCATCAGGGAGGAAACATTTTTCTTCAATGCTGCAGTTTCTATGACTTTTGTGATTATAACACTATTGGTTCAACCATATAGGGAACAACGGGACAATATTGTTACCATCCTATGTGTTTCcaatattatttttatcaaTCTGATCAGCACATATCTTCTGTATTATAGTGACACTGCTCCAGATAGCAATTACAGCAACATGCAGCTACTGTTGGTGTTACAGTTAATTCTTGTTCTTTTACCTTTTGCATACTTTATGGTGTTTGCAATTTCAAGATCAATGAAGAAGCTGAAAGCCTGTTGGAGACAAGAGCGTGTTGAGCCTCCTGCACAGCAATATCCACCGATTCAAGAGCTCCCAGAAGATGGCAGTGTTTCTAGTGATCATGATTTATCTGATTAA
- the LOC136262291 gene encoding uncharacterized protein: MKHLQVYIILIALFALPCLCATDVAVNEKTGIDNFSCLMGKVPCATFDFVFSSLPDCHGHPLNVTITDGTFKFTLNSTVTSSLFKNCPSVSITGSGAGNTSVMGSTGFAFHSLQSAADFVNTNGACPPGFYLTKSNNCECSFSNDDQRLDGIMSCDSETFTAKIKLGYWAGYLLSEQHPTPNYTNLVTAKCPRHYCSKKSKTVRQQNLPNTTNNSVAALDHLLCSPFNRTGTLCGRCIKGYAVAINSQYYDCVNCTNWLSKHGWLILILTEYVPSTILFSIILFFDINLHSGTISSIVLYFQIFNSLNIYSDNDIDNLEGSDGLLKGIHFFYNIWNLEYLGIFLPSYCINHNFNTMDVLLVKYSSAFYAIILFSLFELKFCGLEKKARFLRERCTRLKLRVTRGGSTIRGLATVWTLIIAKLAFISGLILSQEILNGSEASKLALPVAWLQGNLKWGGSQHMMYVGAAIAVLTIFVFVPVTGLLCYPLVPQITGTIRVKFDVDFRKYKTYKFITDCLEKPFLNIKVKTLIDCFQAGCKPRCEYYAALLYCYRLAIIFVFSATIRVRTFFYNAVISVIFVIITATVQPYKKRRDNIVTILCISNIVLINLASIYLLYYSQAVTDENYNKQPLLILQLILVLLPFGYFVLFAISRSWKKLKACWRHERIPTNELPHIASEETPLVPNRNDDSDNSSYEN; this comes from the coding sequence ATGAAACATCTTCAAGTGTATATCATTCTTATTGCTTTATTTGCACTACCATGTTTGTGTGCTACTGATGTTGCAGTGAACGAAAAGACTGGAATAGACAATTTCTCATGTTTAATGGGCAAAGTTCCCTGTGCTACATTTGATTTTGTGTTTTCTAGTTTGCCTGACTGTCATGGTCATCCACTTAATGTTACCATCACTGATGGTACTTTCAAGTTCACTCTTAATTCAACAGTCACAAGTAGTTTGTTTAAGAATTGTCCTTCAGTTAGTATCACAGGTAGTGGAGCTGGCAATACAAGTGTGATGGGTAGTACAGGATTTGCCTTTCATAGTTTGCAGTCAGCAGCAGATTTTGTTAACACAAATGGGGCATGTCCTCCAGGCTTTTACCTGACAAAAAGTAACAATTGTGAATGTTCATTTTCAAATGATGATCAGCGTCTTGATGGTATTATGTCGTGTGATAGTGAAACATTTACTGCAAAGATTAAACTTGGCTATTGGGCTGGATATCTGTTATCTGAACAGCACCCAACTCCAAATTACACAAATTTAGTTACTGCAAAATGCCCACGACATTATTGTAGcaaaaaatcaaaaacagtAAGACAGCAAAATCTACCCAACACAACTAACAACTCCGTGGCAGCTTTGGATCACTTGCTTTGCTCTCCTTTTAATCGGACCGGAACACTTTGTGGAAGATGTATAAAAGGATATGCTGTGGCAATCAATTCACAATATTATGACTGTGTTAATTGTACAAACTGGCTTAGTAAACATGGCTGGTTAATACTCATTCTGACTGAATATGTTCCTTCTACAATATTGTTTAGTATTATTCTGTTTTTTGATATCAACCTTCACTCAGGTACCATAAGTTCTATTGTTCTTTATTTTCAAATATTTAATTCATTAAACATATATTCTGACAATGATATTGATAATTTGGAAGGTAGCGATGGACTCCTTAAAGGCATCCATTTTTTTTACAATATATGGAATTTGGAATATCTTGGTATCTTTTTACCATCTTATTGTATTAACCACAATTTTAACACTATGGATGTTTTATTGGTTAAATACTCTTCAGCATTTTATGCAATAATACTCTTTTCATTGTTTGAACTAAAGTTTTGTGGTTTGGAAAAGAAGGCCCGTTTTCTGAGAGAACGCTGTACAAGATTGAAGCTTCGTGTAACCCGAGGAGGATCTACAATAAGAGGGCTAGCTACTGTTTGGACCCTGATAATAGCCAAGCTTGCATTTATATCAGGACTGATACTTTCCCAAGAAATTCTTAATGGATCAGAAGCTTCAAAATTAGCTCTGCCAGTTGCATGGCTGCAAGGTAACCTGAAATGGGGCGGAAGCCAGCACATGATGTATGTAGGTGCAGCTATAGCTGTCCTTACAATATTTGTATTTGTCCCTGTTACTGGACTATTGTGCTACCCACTGGTACCACAGATTACTGGAACAATTCGAGTAAAGTTTGATGTTGACTTTCGCAAATATAAAACTTATAAATTTATAACAGACTGCTTGGAAAAACCGTTCTTAAACATTAAGGTTAAAACACTGATTGATTGTTTTCAGGCAGGTTGTAAACCAAGATGTGAGTACTATGCTGCACTACTTTATTGCTACCGATTAGCTATCATCTTTGTCTTTTCTGCCACTATAAGAGTGAGGACATTTTTCTATAATGCTGTAATTTCAGTGATATTTGTTATTATTACTGCAACTGTTCAGCCATACAAGAAACGACGAGACAATATTGTTACCATCTTATGTATTTCCAATATTGTTCTTATTAATCTCGCCAGTATATATCTTTTGTATTACAGTCAAGCTGTTACAGATGAGAACTACAACAAGCAACCCCTCTTGATTCTACAGTTAATTCTTGTGCTGTTGCCATTTGGGTACTTTGTGTTATTTGCAATTTCAAGGTCATGGAAGAAGCTAAAAGCTTGCTGGAGGCACGAGCGTATTCCTACAAATGAATTACCTCACATTGCATCAGAGGAAACTCCACTTGTTCCAAACAGGAATGATGATAGTGATAATTCATCCTATGAGAACTAG